The following are encoded together in the Bradyrhizobium algeriense genome:
- a CDS encoding xanthine dehydrogenase family protein molybdopterin-binding subunit, whose translation MGVEGIGASVVRKEDRRFITGKGRYVDDIKLVGMTHAHFVRSPHAHARIKSIDTSAAMNMPGVVGVLTGQQLVDDKIGNLICGWAITSKDGTGMKMGAWPAMAPETVRFVGQAVAVVVAETKNQAKDAAEAVVVNYEELPAVPDIRAAIAPGAPQLHPEAPGNVIYDWTIGDEGATDAAFKSAANVVSLDITNNRLVPNAMEPRAAIAEYNEPEEHFTLYTTSQNPHVARLVLSAFYNIAQEHKLRVVAPDVGGGFGSKIFIYPEEMVALWASKKVGRPVKWTGDRTEAFLTDAHGRDHLTKAEMALDKDNKVTGLRVKTYANLGGYMSLFSSSVPTYLYATLLSGQYNIPNIFAEVISVYTNTVPVDAYRGAGRPEASFVVERLMETAARQLKIDPAELRRKNFITQFPHQTPVIMAYDIGDFNASLDAAMKAIDYAGFPARKAKAKSEGKLRGIGVSCYIEACGIAPSKAVGSLGAGVGLWESAEVRVNPVGTIEVLTGSHSHGQGHETSFCQLVAERLGIPISQVQIVHGDTDKVQFGMGTYGSRSAAVGLTAILKAMEKVEAKAKKIAAHQLEASENDIVIENGEFKVTGTDKSIALPMVALAAYTAHNLPDGMEPGLKEGAFYDPTNFTFPAGAYICEMEVDAATGKTSFVNFVAADDFGRLINPMIVEGQVHGGLAQGIGQALLEGVVYDASGQLVTASFMDYTMPRADDLPSFKLSHTTTLCPGNPLGVKGCGEAGAIGASAAVINAITDAIGNNNLEMPATPDRVWHAIHG comes from the coding sequence ATGGGCGTTGAAGGCATTGGCGCAAGCGTGGTGCGCAAGGAAGACCGCCGTTTCATTACCGGCAAGGGCCGCTACGTCGACGATATCAAGCTGGTGGGGATGACCCACGCACACTTCGTCCGCAGCCCACATGCGCATGCCAGGATCAAGAGCATCGACACCTCGGCGGCGATGAATATGCCGGGCGTGGTCGGTGTCCTGACCGGCCAGCAACTCGTGGACGACAAGATCGGCAATCTGATCTGCGGCTGGGCCATTACCTCCAAGGACGGCACTGGCATGAAGATGGGCGCATGGCCGGCGATGGCGCCGGAAACCGTGCGCTTTGTCGGCCAGGCGGTCGCGGTGGTGGTCGCCGAGACCAAGAACCAGGCCAAGGACGCGGCGGAAGCCGTGGTCGTCAATTACGAAGAGCTGCCCGCCGTTCCGGACATTCGCGCCGCGATCGCGCCGGGCGCACCGCAGTTGCACCCGGAGGCCCCGGGCAACGTGATCTACGACTGGACCATCGGCGACGAAGGCGCGACCGATGCCGCCTTCAAGTCGGCGGCCAATGTCGTGTCGCTCGACATCACCAACAACCGGCTGGTGCCGAACGCGATGGAGCCGCGCGCGGCGATCGCCGAATATAACGAGCCCGAAGAGCATTTCACGCTCTACACGACCTCGCAGAATCCGCATGTCGCCCGCCTCGTGCTGTCGGCGTTCTACAACATCGCGCAGGAGCACAAGCTGCGGGTGGTGGCGCCCGACGTCGGCGGCGGCTTCGGCTCGAAAATCTTCATTTACCCTGAGGAAATGGTGGCACTGTGGGCCTCCAAGAAGGTCGGCCGTCCGGTGAAGTGGACCGGCGATCGCACCGAAGCCTTTTTGACCGACGCCCATGGCCGCGATCACCTCACCAAGGCGGAGATGGCGTTAGACAAGGACAACAAGGTCACCGGCTTGCGGGTGAAAACCTACGCCAATCTCGGCGGCTACATGTCACTGTTCTCCTCCTCGGTGCCGACCTATCTCTATGCGACGCTGCTGTCGGGCCAGTACAATATCCCGAACATCTTCGCCGAAGTGATCAGCGTCTACACCAACACCGTGCCGGTCGACGCCTATCGCGGCGCAGGCCGCCCCGAAGCCAGCTTCGTGGTGGAACGGCTGATGGAAACGGCGGCGCGGCAGTTGAAGATCGATCCGGCGGAGTTGCGCCGCAAGAACTTCATCACGCAGTTCCCGCATCAGACGCCTGTCATCATGGCCTATGACATCGGCGACTTTAATGCTTCGCTCGATGCGGCGATGAAGGCGATCGACTACGCGGGCTTCCCCGCGCGCAAGGCGAAAGCCAAGTCCGAGGGCAAGCTGCGCGGCATCGGCGTGTCCTGCTACATCGAAGCGTGCGGCATTGCGCCGTCAAAAGCCGTCGGCAGTCTCGGCGCCGGCGTGGGTCTGTGGGAATCCGCCGAAGTCCGCGTCAATCCGGTCGGCACCATCGAAGTCCTGACGGGATCGCACAGCCACGGCCAGGGTCATGAGACGAGCTTCTGCCAGCTGGTGGCAGAGCGCCTCGGCATTCCCATCAGCCAGGTCCAGATCGTGCATGGCGACACTGATAAAGTACAGTTCGGCATGGGCACCTATGGCTCGCGCTCGGCGGCTGTCGGTCTCACCGCGATCCTGAAGGCGATGGAAAAGGTCGAAGCCAAGGCCAAGAAGATCGCAGCCCATCAGCTCGAGGCGTCCGAGAACGACATCGTCATCGAGAACGGCGAGTTCAAGGTCACCGGCACCGACAAGTCGATTGCGCTGCCGATGGTCGCGCTCGCCGCCTACACCGCGCACAATTTGCCTGACGGCATGGAGCCGGGCCTGAAGGAAGGCGCGTTCTACGACCCGACCAACTTCACCTTCCCGGCCGGCGCCTATATCTGCGAAATGGAAGTCGATGCCGCCACCGGCAAAACTTCCTTCGTCAACTTCGTGGCGGCGGACGATTTCGGGCGCCTGATCAACCCGATGATCGTCGAAGGCCAGGTCCATGGCGGCCTTGCCCAGGGTATCGGCCAGGCGTTGCTGGAGGGCGTGGTGTATGACGCTTCCGGCCAGCTCGTGACCGCGTCGTTCATGGATTACACCATGCCGCGCGCCGACGACCTGCCGTCGTTCAAGCTGTCGCACACGACCACGCTGTGTCCGGGCAATCCGCTCGGCGTCAAGGGCTGCGGCGAAGCCGGCGCGATCGGCGCTTCGGCTGCCGTGATCAACGCCATCACCGATGCGATCGGCAACAACAATCTCGAAATGCCCGCGACGCCGGATCGCGTCTGGCATGCGATTCACGGCTGA
- a CDS encoding (2Fe-2S)-binding protein — MSTVKLTVNGKAVSAEVEDRTLLVHLLRDNLNLTGTHVGCDTSQCGACVVHIDGRAVKSCTVLAGQAAGSNVTTIEGIAKGDELHPMQAAFRDNHGLQCGYCTPGMIMSAIDIVHRHSGKLDEATVRHELEGNICRCTGYHNIVKAVLDAAGRMKVAQAAE; from the coding sequence GTGTCGACAGTCAAACTGACGGTAAACGGCAAAGCCGTCTCGGCCGAGGTCGAGGACCGGACCCTTCTCGTCCATCTCCTGCGCGACAATTTGAACCTGACCGGCACCCATGTCGGCTGCGACACCAGCCAGTGCGGCGCCTGCGTCGTCCACATCGACGGCCGGGCGGTAAAATCCTGCACCGTGCTAGCCGGTCAGGCGGCGGGTTCGAACGTCACCACCATCGAGGGCATCGCCAAAGGCGACGAACTGCACCCGATGCAGGCGGCGTTCCGCGACAATCACGGCCTGCAGTGCGGTTACTGCACGCCGGGCATGATCATGTCGGCGATCGATATTGTGCACCGCCACAGCGGCAAGCTCGACGAGGCGACCGTCCGGCACGAACTGGAAGGCAACATCTGCCGCTGCACCGGCTACCACAACATCGTCAAGGCGGTGCTCGATGCGGCCGGGCGCATGAAGGTCGCGCAGGCGGCGGAATAG
- a CDS encoding trehalose-6-phosphate synthase: MNLVVVSNRVSRGKPNEPMTGGLAAALLPIVEKSGAIWVGSSGRVRDGNLKEPFAEIEALGTGALAMLDLPAAHYGGYYEGFANSALWPALHSRADLIRATQEDYLSYREVNAFMARALLRFRKTDSAFWIQDYHFLALGAELRDLGVTQPIGFFLHTPWPARSVIGGVPHHRELIEAMLAYDLIGFQTEEDCENFLSYAQSDLGLVVHDGVVISRYGRTRAAVFPIGIDPQQFAQLAAKASTHPDVSRLRRSLNGEKLAIGVDRLDYSKGLINRIKAFDRMWTLHPQLSRTASLLQIATPSRGAIEAYGNLQSEVAKLVSDVNGVHGEVDWTPIRYLNKGYGQAVLAGLYRAAQVGVVTPLQDGMNLVAKEYVAAQNPVDPGVLVLSKFAGAANELDTALLVNPHDIDGMARTIAVALSMPLTERRMRWEAMMAKLRGHTIQQWFADFTDALHECQLDREALAPVVSEPALWPLRSATNGGARYH; the protein is encoded by the coding sequence TTGAACCTCGTCGTCGTTTCTAACCGCGTTTCGCGCGGAAAACCCAACGAACCCATGACGGGGGGACTCGCCGCGGCGTTGTTGCCGATCGTCGAGAAATCGGGCGCTATCTGGGTCGGTTCCTCGGGGCGCGTCCGCGACGGGAACTTGAAGGAACCTTTTGCCGAAATTGAAGCACTGGGTACCGGTGCGCTGGCGATGCTGGATCTGCCGGCCGCGCATTACGGCGGCTATTACGAAGGCTTTGCGAATTCCGCATTGTGGCCGGCGCTGCATTCGCGCGCCGATCTGATCCGCGCCACGCAGGAGGACTACCTCAGCTATCGCGAAGTGAACGCCTTCATGGCGCGCGCGCTGCTGCGATTCCGAAAAACGGATTCGGCGTTCTGGATTCAGGACTACCACTTCCTCGCGCTCGGCGCCGAGTTGCGCGATCTCGGCGTCACACAGCCAATCGGCTTCTTCCTGCATACGCCGTGGCCGGCGCGTTCGGTGATCGGTGGCGTGCCGCATCATCGCGAACTGATCGAGGCGATGCTGGCCTATGATCTGATCGGTTTCCAGACCGAGGAAGATTGCGAGAACTTCCTGTCTTACGCGCAGTCCGATCTCGGGCTCGTCGTGCATGACGGCGTCGTCATTTCACGCTACGGCCGAACGCGCGCCGCGGTATTTCCGATCGGCATCGATCCGCAGCAATTCGCCCAGTTGGCGGCGAAGGCGTCCACCCATCCTGACGTTTCGCGGCTGCGGCGCAGCCTGAACGGCGAGAAGCTCGCGATCGGCGTCGATCGGCTGGATTATTCAAAGGGCCTGATCAACCGCATCAAGGCTTTCGACCGGATGTGGACGCTGCATCCGCAGCTTTCGCGCACGGCGTCGCTGCTGCAGATCGCGACGCCCTCGCGCGGCGCGATTGAGGCCTATGGCAACCTGCAGAGCGAGGTCGCAAAGCTCGTCAGCGACGTCAACGGTGTACATGGCGAAGTCGACTGGACGCCGATCCGCTATCTCAACAAGGGCTACGGCCAGGCCGTGCTTGCGGGCCTCTATCGCGCTGCGCAGGTCGGCGTGGTGACGCCGCTGCAGGACGGGATGAATCTCGTCGCCAAGGAATATGTCGCCGCGCAAAACCCGGTCGACCCCGGCGTGCTCGTGCTGTCGAAATTCGCCGGTGCCGCCAACGAACTCGATACCGCGTTGCTGGTCAACCCGCACGATATTGACGGCATGGCGCGCACCATCGCGGTTGCGCTGTCGATGCCGCTGACCGAACGTCGGATGCGCTGGGAAGCGATGATGGCGAAGCTCCGCGGCCATACGATCCAGCAATGGTTCGCCGACTTCACCGACGCGCTGCACGAATGCCAGCTCGACAGGGAAGCATTGGCGCCTGTGGTGAGCGAGCCCGCGCTATGGCCGCTTCGCTCCGCCACCAACGGCGGCGCGCGGTATCACTAG
- a CDS encoding HAMP domain-containing methyl-accepting chemotaxis protein: MLGFAVVLAISAASMGFAYLGFEHVSAGVDSYRRSVQEADLSRDIDRELISYRSLARYFVVTGKEEDGKAALAAEANLKEAIIASMKGTISPGRLEQVAKLEREFRAFTKIFADILKVKDESARIAQNQLTRSGQSLYYKLDDLPSNADESELQAVTFSAKKVADEFQAVVGLANTFVINSDKTVASSALARLKFLGNSLKAIPANNDKIREGVQEISVLLEEYQKSLAKLVDNAKEIDELTLEMTESAAAINKGSAAMKSDLLADQKRLEAESDATIGETERLILMLAAGGFVLGGLLALLLGKGISRPMTAMCSAMRELAAGNFEVVLPGLGRKDELGEMASAVEEFKVQAIARAERDAATQEAQNKAASTARRAELIRFADEFERAVGAIVANVSSSAVQLEAAAGTLTRTAETTQSLSSQVAGASEEASSNMQSVASATEELSASVDEIGRRVKESSQIAEAAVRQAEQTDGRIGKLSRAAQEIGDVVKLITAIAEQTNLLALNATIEAARAGDAGRGFAVVASEVKSLASQTAKATDEISNHISGMQGATQESVAAIKEIGGTIGKISDIAATIASAVEQQSSATQEIARSVQNVAQGTQEAAANVMHVNRGATETGSASEEVLNSARTLSSESTRLREELDRFMANIRAA; the protein is encoded by the coding sequence ATGCTCGGCTTTGCCGTCGTGCTGGCAATTTCGGCCGCCAGCATGGGTTTTGCCTATCTCGGATTCGAACATGTTTCGGCCGGCGTGGATTCCTACCGGCGCAGCGTGCAGGAGGCGGATCTGTCGCGCGACATCGATCGCGAACTGATCTCCTATCGCTCGCTCGCCCGCTATTTCGTGGTCACCGGAAAGGAAGAGGACGGCAAGGCGGCGCTGGCGGCCGAAGCCAACCTGAAGGAAGCGATCATCGCCTCGATGAAGGGCACCATCAGCCCGGGCCGGCTCGAACAGGTCGCAAAACTGGAGCGCGAATTCCGCGCCTTCACCAAGATTTTCGCCGATATCCTCAAGGTCAAGGACGAGAGCGCCCGGATCGCGCAAAACCAGCTGACGCGCAGCGGCCAGTCGCTTTATTACAAGCTCGACGATCTCCCCAGCAATGCCGATGAATCCGAGCTTCAGGCGGTCACCTTCAGCGCGAAAAAAGTGGCCGATGAATTTCAGGCCGTGGTCGGATTAGCCAACACGTTCGTCATCAACTCGGACAAAACGGTCGCATCCAGCGCACTCGCGCGCCTGAAATTTCTCGGCAACTCGCTAAAGGCGATCCCGGCGAACAATGACAAGATTCGTGAGGGGGTTCAGGAGATCTCGGTTCTCCTGGAGGAATACCAGAAGTCGCTCGCCAAGCTGGTCGATAATGCCAAGGAGATCGACGAACTGACCCTGGAAATGACGGAGTCGGCCGCAGCCATCAACAAGGGCTCGGCGGCGATGAAGTCCGATCTGCTGGCCGACCAGAAGCGGCTCGAAGCCGAGTCGGACGCGACCATCGGCGAGACCGAGCGGCTGATCCTGATGCTGGCCGCCGGCGGTTTCGTGCTCGGCGGCTTGCTGGCGCTGCTGCTCGGCAAGGGCATATCCCGGCCGATGACGGCGATGTGCAGTGCGATGCGCGAACTCGCTGCCGGCAATTTCGAAGTTGTTCTGCCCGGCCTCGGCCGCAAGGACGAGCTCGGCGAGATGGCGAGTGCGGTCGAGGAGTTCAAGGTGCAGGCCATCGCCCGCGCCGAGCGCGACGCCGCCACCCAGGAAGCCCAGAACAAGGCGGCGAGCACCGCGCGCCGCGCCGAACTGATTCGCTTCGCCGACGAATTTGAGAGGGCGGTCGGCGCCATCGTCGCCAACGTATCGTCGTCGGCCGTGCAGCTTGAAGCCGCCGCAGGCACGTTGACGCGGACGGCTGAAACCACCCAGAGCCTGTCGAGCCAGGTTGCCGGCGCCTCGGAAGAAGCCTCCAGCAACATGCAGTCGGTGGCATCAGCAACCGAGGAATTGTCGGCTTCCGTCGACGAGATCGGGCGCCGCGTCAAGGAAAGCAGCCAGATCGCGGAAGCAGCCGTCCGTCAAGCCGAACAGACCGACGGCCGGATCGGCAAGCTGTCGCGCGCCGCGCAGGAGATCGGCGACGTCGTCAAGCTGATCACGGCGATCGCCGAGCAGACCAACCTGCTGGCGCTGAACGCCACCATCGAGGCCGCCCGCGCGGGCGATGCCGGCCGCGGCTTTGCCGTGGTGGCGTCCGAAGTCAAATCGCTCGCCAGCCAGACCGCGAAAGCGACCGACGAGATTTCCAATCACATCTCGGGTATGCAGGGCGCGACGCAGGAATCGGTCGCCGCCATCAAGGAGATCGGCGGCACCATCGGAAAAATCTCGGACATCGCCGCGACGATCGCGAGCGCCGTCGAGCAGCAAAGCTCGGCAACGCAGGAGATCGCGCGCAGCGTCCAGAACGTCGCGCAAGGCACGCAGGAGGCCGCCGCCAACGTCATGCACGTCAATCGCGGCGCGACCGAAACCGGCTCGGCTTCCGAGGAAGTGCTCAATTCGGCGCGCACGCTGTCGAGCGAAAGCACGCGTTTGCGCGAAGAGCTCGACCGCTTCATGGCGAATATCAGGGCGGCATGA
- the otsB gene encoding trehalose-phosphatase, with product MNEDLLEMPLEEDIVREDDAAPETVPVPRSLVPHLSETAILLDIDGTLLDLMPTPREVWVPPGLVKTLNRLLVRTNGALALVSGRSLNDIDLIFAPDLFPAVGGHGAEMRIEPDSEAVAAHAPPMDKELKRRLAAIAKLSPGILLEDKGYSLALHYRLAPHAEKAIYAAVSLIRADLPNAPIEVLPGKCVCEIKHSGFTKASGVHELMKREPFKGRRPFFIGDDVTDETVFAIMPDLDGLAFSVGRRAKGVAGHFDAPSDVREFLAHLLDDERDAPLP from the coding sequence ATGAATGAGGATCTGTTGGAAATGCCATTGGAAGAAGATATCGTTCGTGAAGACGACGCCGCGCCGGAAACCGTTCCGGTCCCGCGCTCGCTGGTGCCGCACTTAAGCGAAACCGCGATCCTGCTCGACATCGACGGCACGCTGCTTGATCTGATGCCGACGCCGCGCGAAGTCTGGGTGCCGCCGGGCCTGGTGAAAACCTTGAATCGTCTGCTGGTGAGAACCAACGGCGCGCTGGCGCTGGTCAGCGGACGCTCGCTCAACGATATCGATTTGATTTTCGCACCCGATCTGTTCCCGGCTGTCGGCGGCCATGGCGCCGAGATGCGGATCGAGCCGGATAGCGAGGCGGTGGCCGCCCACGCGCCGCCGATGGACAAGGAATTGAAGCGCCGGCTGGCCGCGATCGCAAAGCTCAGCCCGGGAATATTGCTGGAAGACAAGGGCTATTCGCTGGCGCTGCATTATCGCCTCGCGCCGCACGCCGAGAAGGCGATCTATGCGGCGGTGTCACTGATCAGGGCCGATCTTCCCAACGCGCCGATCGAGGTGCTACCCGGCAAATGCGTCTGCGAGATCAAGCATTCCGGATTCACCAAGGCGAGCGGCGTGCACGAGTTGATGAAACGCGAACCTTTCAAGGGCCGCCGTCCGTTCTTCATCGGCGACGATGTCACCGACGAGACCGTGTTTGCGATCATGCCTGATCTCGATGGCCTCGCTTTTTCCGTCGGCCGCCGCGCCAAGGGCGTGGCCGGACACTTCGATGCACCAAGCGACGTGAGAGAATTTCTTGCGCACCTGCTTGATGACGAAAGGGACGCACCGCTGCCATAA
- a CDS encoding MFS transporter has product MVAKAIRDGAAVGESASISATAKQDNDGIVETSIPARLDCLRWGGFHTRVVAALGITWILDGLEVTLAGALSGALKESPTLQFSNFDVGLANSAYLAGAVLGALGFGWLTDRIGRKKLFFITLALYLAATAATALSWNVASYALFRFLTGAGIGGEYTAINSTIQELVPARYRGWTDLVINGSFWIGAAIGAVAAIVLLDPSVLAPDLGWRMAYFIGAALGLIVFVMRMWIPESPRWLMIHGRPEEAHAIVDDIERASTRHSDHPADEVFPKIRLRMRSHTPLGEVAHTLFTRYRQRSLVGLVLMASQAFFYNAIFFTFALVLTDFFGIPANHVGWYILPFAAGNFLGPLLLGRLFDTLGRRMMITVTYGVSGVLLALSGYLFSIGVLTAQTQTIAWMVIFFFASPAASAAYLTVSETFPLEVRALAIALFYAIGTGIGGVAGPALFGALIDTGSRNSVFAGYLFGAALMIVAAAVAWRYAIAAERKSLESVARPLAFVE; this is encoded by the coding sequence ATGGTTGCGAAAGCGATACGGGACGGTGCGGCAGTGGGTGAGAGTGCTTCCATTTCCGCAACGGCCAAGCAGGATAACGACGGCATTGTCGAGACCAGTATCCCTGCACGGCTCGATTGCCTGCGCTGGGGCGGCTTTCATACCCGCGTGGTGGCCGCGCTCGGCATCACCTGGATCCTCGACGGACTGGAAGTCACGCTTGCGGGCGCATTGTCGGGCGCGCTGAAGGAGAGCCCGACGCTGCAGTTTTCGAATTTCGATGTCGGCCTCGCCAACAGCGCCTATCTCGCGGGCGCAGTGCTGGGCGCGCTCGGCTTCGGCTGGCTGACCGACCGGATCGGGCGCAAGAAACTGTTCTTCATCACGCTCGCGCTCTATCTCGCCGCGACCGCAGCCACCGCGCTGTCGTGGAACGTGGCGAGTTACGCGCTGTTTCGCTTCCTGACTGGGGCGGGTATCGGCGGCGAATATACCGCGATCAATTCGACGATCCAGGAGCTGGTGCCGGCGCGCTATCGCGGCTGGACTGATCTCGTGATCAACGGCAGCTTCTGGATCGGGGCTGCGATCGGCGCAGTCGCCGCCATCGTGCTGCTCGACCCCAGCGTGCTGGCGCCGGATCTCGGCTGGCGGATGGCCTATTTCATCGGCGCCGCGCTCGGCCTGATCGTCTTCGTGATGCGGATGTGGATTCCGGAAAGCCCGCGCTGGCTGATGATCCATGGCCGCCCCGAGGAGGCGCACGCGATCGTCGACGATATCGAGAGGGCGTCTACGAGACATTCGGATCATCCGGCCGATGAGGTCTTCCCGAAGATCAGGCTGAGGATGCGCAGCCACACGCCGCTGGGAGAAGTGGCGCATACATTGTTCACGAGGTACCGGCAGCGTTCGCTGGTGGGCTTGGTGCTGATGGCGTCGCAGGCGTTCTTCTACAACGCCATCTTCTTTACCTTCGCGCTGGTGCTGACCGATTTCTTCGGCATCCCGGCCAACCATGTCGGGTGGTACATCCTGCCCTTCGCGGCAGGTAATTTCCTGGGACCGCTGCTGCTCGGCCGGCTGTTCGACACGCTGGGCCGTCGCATGATGATCACGGTAACCTATGGCGTCTCGGGCGTTTTGCTCGCGCTGTCGGGCTATCTGTTCTCGATCGGCGTTCTGACCGCGCAAACCCAGACCATCGCCTGGATGGTGATCTTCTTCTTTGCCTCGCCGGCGGCGAGTGCGGCCTATCTCACCGTCAGCGAGACGTTTCCGCTGGAGGTGCGCGCGCTGGCAATTGCGCTGTTCTACGCGATCGGCACGGGCATTGGCGGCGTGGCGGGACCGGCGCTGTTTGGCGCCCTGATCGATACCGGCTCGCGCAACAGTGTCTTCGCCGGCTACCTGTTCGGGGCTGCATTGATGATCGTAGCTGCTGCCGTCGCGTGGCGGTATGCCATTGCGGCCGAGCGCAAGTCGCTCGAATCTGTCGCACGGCCGCTCGCATTTGTGGAGTAG
- a CDS encoding nuclease PIN, which translates to MSNPAVLTKLPPFTLLDEPLLAFSPSDSAQVDVHPLRGLVNFGPYSKGSFGGYTSRVRIATVGPESAFKRRGELMLSLRETHRPSDRSEYVPEYPGFETLFQVALEAAPRDAHIRWPDLLHLLPGEGDPQARLFLAMEAALRRLDTVRSEFDVVLVHFPDSWNPATRGKFFDAHDALKALGAKYNIPTQVLNDRAFTFAHKASLAWRLATALYVKAAGTPWKLAPLKGVPTDTAYIGLAYALRGDQRDAHYVTCCSQVFDMDGGGMQFVAFEARDPVADVAEARRNPFLSRDDMRAVLARSLELYQGRNGGNLPKRMVIHKTTAFKDGEIEGAFDALSGVPEIECIEISSASCWRGVWLIKSGQRTPPTRPSGYPVPRGTMVVRSGNSALIWVAGNAPEVSTKGDYYQGKKSIPRPLQLIRHAGSGPLELSAHEALALTKMDWNNDALYDPVPVSIRYSQKLARTIANVPDLPRNVYPYRLFM; encoded by the coding sequence ATGAGCAATCCAGCCGTTTTGACGAAGCTTCCGCCGTTCACGCTTCTGGACGAACCTCTTCTGGCATTCTCACCCTCCGATTCCGCGCAGGTTGATGTCCACCCGCTCAGGGGCCTAGTAAATTTCGGTCCTTATTCGAAAGGATCGTTCGGAGGATACACGTCGCGCGTACGAATCGCGACGGTGGGTCCGGAGAGTGCTTTCAAGCGTCGCGGCGAGCTCATGCTGTCGCTCCGAGAAACCCACCGCCCTTCCGATCGTTCTGAATACGTACCAGAGTATCCAGGCTTCGAAACGCTCTTCCAGGTCGCACTTGAGGCCGCGCCGCGCGACGCGCACATCAGATGGCCCGATCTCCTGCACCTGCTTCCAGGCGAGGGCGACCCGCAAGCACGGCTTTTTCTTGCAATGGAAGCCGCGCTCCGACGGCTCGATACGGTGCGAAGCGAATTTGACGTCGTGCTCGTCCATTTTCCCGACAGTTGGAATCCAGCCACGCGCGGCAAATTCTTTGATGCGCATGATGCGCTCAAGGCCCTTGGCGCGAAATACAATATCCCCACCCAGGTGCTCAACGATCGAGCGTTCACCTTCGCCCATAAGGCATCCCTTGCGTGGCGCTTGGCGACTGCCTTGTATGTGAAGGCCGCCGGCACACCTTGGAAGCTGGCACCGCTGAAAGGTGTACCAACAGATACCGCCTATATCGGGCTCGCTTATGCGCTCCGCGGCGATCAGCGAGACGCGCACTATGTGACGTGCTGCTCACAAGTCTTCGATATGGATGGCGGCGGCATGCAGTTCGTCGCGTTCGAGGCGCGCGACCCGGTCGCCGATGTTGCTGAGGCCCGCAGAAATCCGTTTCTGAGTCGTGACGACATGCGAGCGGTACTCGCCCGCAGTCTCGAGCTTTATCAAGGCCGCAATGGCGGCAACCTTCCTAAGCGGATGGTCATCCACAAGACTACCGCCTTTAAGGACGGTGAAATCGAAGGGGCGTTCGATGCATTATCCGGCGTACCGGAGATCGAGTGCATCGAGATCAGTTCGGCATCCTGCTGGCGTGGAGTTTGGTTGATCAAATCTGGCCAGCGGACCCCTCCTACGCGGCCGTCGGGCTATCCCGTGCCCCGAGGAACGATGGTGGTGAGATCCGGCAACTCCGCGCTCATATGGGTGGCGGGAAATGCTCCTGAGGTTTCGACCAAGGGGGACTATTATCAGGGCAAGAAGAGCATTCCGCGCCCGCTGCAGCTCATCCGCCATGCCGGCAGCGGCCCTCTTGAGCTAAGCGCTCATGAGGCGCTGGCGCTGACCAAGATGGATTGGAACAACGATGCACTCTACGACCCCGTACCGGTGAGCATCCGCTACTCCCAAAAGCTGGCAAGGACGATTGCGAACGTGCCGGACCTGCCGCGAAACGTCTATCCGTATCGCCTCTTCATGTGA
- a CDS encoding DUF3175 domain-containing protein, which translates to MAERRKTTHPRKTAVRESSRRTPAKKSSPKRWSQRVTRESDALDLKRGVFKLTSAKKIAASLKRSAEHSSRRKAGAYRSALSMLTFYINRAGKTLPKTQRARLERAKVELKHQFGRD; encoded by the coding sequence ATGGCCGAACGACGCAAGACCACACACCCACGGAAGACCGCAGTCCGAGAAAGCAGCCGCAGGACACCTGCGAAGAAATCCTCGCCGAAGCGCTGGTCGCAGCGCGTGACAAGGGAAAGCGACGCGCTCGATCTGAAACGCGGTGTCTTCAAGCTGACCAGTGCGAAGAAGATCGCGGCGTCGCTCAAGCGATCCGCAGAGCACAGTTCGCGCCGCAAGGCTGGCGCCTATCGCTCAGCGCTGTCGATGCTGACCTTCTATATCAACCGCGCCGGCAAGACCTTGCCGAAAACGCAGCGCGCGCGACTGGAACGCGCGAAGGTCGAGCTGAAGCATCAGTTCGGGAGAGACTAG